The following are encoded together in the Streptomyces tsukubensis genome:
- a CDS encoding LVIVD repeat-containing protein: MTPRNHPRPRHRRLGILAASAGLLATMLTAGPALATPDPGDAPTASQRVSKSEAAEARSAMAKGEIPGKDEVVHSKNITHLTNIPKDSLPGTNSDLAFQGKYAFAGNYDGFRIFDVSNPARPRTVSQVLCPGSQNDISVSGNLLFLSTDSSRSDNSCQSTTQPATEKSSWEGMKVFDISDKTNPRYVAAVETSCGSHTHTLVPERKNVYVYVSSYAPSASFPDCQPPHDGISIIKVPRTAPQKAAVVDFPVLFPDGGNPGAPTNPGVSATTGCHDLTVLPSKDLAAGACMGDGILFNIKNPERPKVIDRVQDNVNFAFWHSATFNQKADKVVFTDELGGGGAATCNDEIGPKRGADGIYDIVGKGDKRKLVFRNYFKIDRNQADTENCVAHNGSLIPVKGRDIMVQAWYQGGVSVWDFTDSKKPKEIAYFERGPLSTDALVTGGAWSAYYYNGYIYSNDIAKGFDVLKLDDRRTDGAKRIKLGELNVQTQPDYFD, translated from the coding sequence GTGACCCCACGGAACCATCCGCGCCCGCGCCACAGACGTCTGGGCATCCTGGCAGCCTCTGCCGGGCTGCTGGCCACCATGCTCACGGCGGGGCCCGCACTCGCGACACCCGACCCGGGGGACGCGCCCACCGCCTCGCAGCGGGTCTCGAAGAGCGAGGCGGCCGAGGCGCGTTCGGCCATGGCCAAGGGTGAGATACCCGGCAAGGACGAGGTCGTCCACTCCAAGAACATCACCCACTTGACCAATATCCCCAAGGACTCGCTGCCGGGCACCAACTCCGACCTCGCGTTCCAGGGGAAGTACGCCTTCGCGGGCAACTACGACGGTTTCCGGATCTTCGACGTCAGCAATCCGGCGCGCCCCAGGACCGTGTCGCAGGTGCTGTGCCCCGGTTCGCAGAACGACATCTCGGTCTCCGGGAACCTGCTGTTCCTCTCCACCGACTCCTCGCGCAGTGACAACTCCTGCCAGAGCACCACCCAGCCCGCCACCGAGAAGTCGTCGTGGGAGGGGATGAAGGTCTTCGACATCAGCGACAAGACCAACCCGCGCTATGTCGCCGCTGTTGAGACCTCCTGCGGCTCGCACACCCACACGCTGGTGCCCGAGCGCAAGAACGTGTACGTGTATGTCTCCTCGTACGCACCGAGCGCGAGCTTCCCCGACTGCCAGCCGCCCCACGACGGCATCTCGATCATCAAGGTTCCGCGCACGGCGCCGCAGAAGGCCGCCGTCGTCGACTTCCCCGTGCTCTTCCCCGACGGTGGCAACCCGGGGGCGCCCACCAACCCCGGCGTCTCCGCGACGACCGGCTGCCACGACCTCACCGTGCTGCCCTCCAAGGACCTCGCCGCGGGCGCCTGCATGGGGGACGGCATCCTCTTCAACATCAAGAACCCCGAGCGGCCCAAGGTCATCGACCGGGTCCAGGACAACGTGAACTTCGCGTTCTGGCACTCCGCGACCTTCAACCAGAAGGCCGACAAGGTCGTCTTCACCGATGAACTCGGTGGTGGCGGCGCCGCCACCTGCAACGACGAGATCGGGCCGAAGCGGGGAGCCGACGGCATCTACGACATCGTCGGCAAGGGGGACAAGCGCAAGCTGGTCTTCCGTAACTACTTCAAGATCGACCGCAACCAGGCGGACACCGAGAACTGCGTCGCGCACAACGGCTCGCTCATCCCGGTCAAGGGCCGCGACATCATGGTCCAGGCGTGGTATCAGGGTGGCGTCTCCGTATGGGACTTCACGGACTCGAAGAAGCCCAAGGAGATCGCCTACTTCGAGCGCGGACCGCTCAGCACGGACGCCCTGGTGACGGGCGGCGCCTGGTCCGCCTACTACTACAACGGCTACATCTACTCCAACGACATCGCCAAGGGCTTCGACGTACTGAAGCTCGACGACCGGCGTACCGACGGCGCGAAGCGGATCAAGCTCGGTGAACTGAACGTCCAGACCCAGCCGGACTACTTCGACTGA
- a CDS encoding TetR/AcrR family transcriptional regulator: MSPRSASVNEELRRRSKERLLQATVELVSERGYEATTLADIADRAGAARGLVSYYFPGKRQLLQSAVHRLMHLTLAQALECEPCTDDGRERLARAVDAILGLAGDQPVLMRTHMAGILQAEGFVRCPEQQRLAELLRETVARYGSGDVDTEYPLLRALLMGAVFAVLLPGAPMPPARLRAELFQRFGLDWDLGAPPVSGPPCPLTGGPSGPVEKAAWGRPATPSSGVPGEAPDESGQAGRTRGETSGAPEADQSK; this comes from the coding sequence ATGTCCCCCAGAAGTGCTTCGGTCAATGAGGAATTGCGCCGCCGGTCCAAGGAGCGGCTTCTCCAGGCGACCGTGGAACTGGTGAGCGAGCGGGGCTACGAGGCCACGACACTCGCCGACATCGCCGACCGGGCGGGCGCGGCGCGAGGACTGGTCTCCTACTACTTCCCGGGCAAACGTCAGCTCCTCCAGTCCGCCGTGCACCGGCTGATGCATCTGACCCTCGCACAGGCGCTGGAGTGCGAACCGTGTACCGACGACGGCCGGGAGCGTCTGGCGCGAGCCGTGGACGCGATTCTGGGTCTCGCCGGTGACCAGCCCGTTCTCATGCGGACCCACATGGCGGGCATCCTTCAGGCGGAAGGCTTCGTCCGATGTCCCGAGCAGCAGCGACTGGCCGAGCTACTGCGCGAAACAGTGGCGCGGTACGGCTCAGGTGACGTGGACACCGAATACCCCTTGCTCCGGGCCCTACTGATGGGGGCGGTCTTCGCGGTGCTCCTCCCGGGGGCGCCGATGCCACCGGCGAGACTGCGGGCCGAACTCTTCCAACGGTTCGGCCTCGACTGGGATCTCGGCGCCCCTCCGGTGAGCGGGCCGCCCTGCCCGCTCACCGGTGGACCGTCGGGGCCGGTGGAGAAGGCCGCGTGGGGGCGGCCCGCCACACCCTCGTCCGGCGTTCCCGGGGAAGCGCCGGACGAGAGCGGACAGGCGGGGCGGACGCGTGGGGAGACGTCCGGGGCGCCGGAGGCCGATCAGTCGAAGTAG